In a genomic window of Balaenoptera ricei isolate mBalRic1 chromosome 3, mBalRic1.hap2, whole genome shotgun sequence:
- the FNDC9 gene encoding fibronectin type III domain-containing protein 9, which translates to MNIEVGNVSYTGAVISWSSSEPCLEDYYHIMYRPNWNSIFSGYLRYSFHHEEKVPRTISSAVLQHLNPSTLYFLCVSCKKILFPYRHYCTMFHTLDKSPLAAGSSLVDPQISLWVLMAILLACFTAVLAFICLQFWCIRCHEPRWSYRAGLMEEANGLVRWPEEAPGLGQGEEDLQGLPLVEVPRKHSGADVEPEAAAAEQDAPDVGALQREGGAHPAALPPFGE; encoded by the coding sequence ATGAACATCGAGGTTGGGAACGTTTCTTATACGGGAGCCGTCATTTCCTGGTCGTCCTCGGAGCCCTGCCTGGAGGACTATTACCATATTATGTACAGGCCCAACTGGAACAGCATCTTCTCTGGCTATCTTCGCTACAGCTTCCACCACGAGGAGAAGGTGCCTCGAACAATCAGCTCCGCGGTGCTGCAACACCTCAACCCTTCCACTCTCTACTTCCTGTGCGTCAGCTGCAAGAAGATCCTCTTCCCCTACAGGCACTACTGCACCATGTTCCACACCCTGGATAAGAGTCCACTGGCTGCTGGAAGTTCCCTGGTGGACCCCCAGATCTCCCTTTGggtgctgatggccattctgctgGCCTGCTTCACGGCAGTGTTAGCCTTCATCTGCCTCCAGTTCTGGTGTATCCGTTGCCATGAGCCTCGATGGTCTTACAGAGCCGGCCTCATGGAGGAAGCCAATGGCCTGGTGAGATGGCCAGAGGAGGCCCCGGGTCTGGGCCAGGGGGAGGAAGACCTGCAGGGGCTCCCCCTGGTGGAAGTGCCACGCAAGCACTCCGGAGCTGACGTGGAACCAGAAGCCGCAGCGGCCGAACAAGATGCCCCCGACGTGGGTGCCCTGCAGAGGGAGGGCGGTGCTCATCCTGCCGCACTGCCTCCTTTTGGGGAGTGA